The following coding sequences are from one Thiohalospira halophila DSM 15071 window:
- a CDS encoding YbgA family protein produces MEMNRSDHPRSLTLGISSCLLGEEVRFDGNHKRDAWIVGTLGRWFEFHPVCPEMAIGLGVPRPPIRLQGDPASPQVVGVRDETLDVTEELEAYSRETAAGLEGLSGYILKAKSPSCGMERVKVYRPGGGQPRMGQGVFARALMEAHPDLPVEEEGRLGDPDLRDNFLERIFAHHRWQTLQAEGLTPARLQDFHRRHKLTLMAHGQEHYRRLGQRVAAATGRDIETAGAEYFHDFMGALRHKATRRRHVNVLQHIMGYLKRELEPGDKAELLEVFEQFRQELVPLSVPLTLLKHHFRHHPSDYMADQVYLDPYPAELMLR; encoded by the coding sequence ATGGAAATGAATCGCTCCGACCACCCTCGCTCCCTCACCCTTGGCATCAGCAGCTGCCTGCTGGGGGAGGAGGTCCGCTTCGACGGCAACCACAAGCGCGACGCCTGGATCGTCGGCACCCTGGGCCGCTGGTTCGAGTTCCACCCCGTCTGTCCGGAGATGGCCATCGGCCTGGGCGTCCCGCGGCCGCCCATCCGGCTCCAGGGCGATCCGGCTTCACCCCAGGTGGTCGGCGTCCGGGACGAGACCCTGGATGTGACCGAGGAGCTGGAGGCCTACAGCCGGGAGACCGCCGCCGGCCTGGAGGGCCTCTCCGGTTACATCCTCAAGGCCAAATCCCCCTCCTGCGGCATGGAGCGGGTCAAGGTCTACCGCCCGGGCGGCGGGCAACCGCGCATGGGCCAGGGGGTCTTCGCCCGGGCGCTCATGGAGGCCCATCCGGATCTGCCGGTGGAGGAGGAGGGCCGGCTGGGGGACCCCGACCTGCGCGACAACTTCCTGGAGCGGATCTTCGCCCACCACCGCTGGCAGACGCTGCAGGCCGAGGGGCTGACGCCGGCGCGGCTGCAGGACTTCCACCGCCGCCACAAGCTGACCCTGATGGCCCACGGCCAGGAGCACTACCGGCGCCTGGGACAGCGGGTGGCGGCGGCCACCGGCCGCGACATCGAAACGGCCGGTGCCGAGTACTTCCACGACTTCATGGGCGCCCTGCGCCACAAGGCGACCCGGCGGCGCCACGTCAACGTCCTCCAGCACATCATGGGCTACCTCAAACGCGAGCTGGAGCCGGGGGACAAGGCCGAACTACTGGAGGTCTTCGAACAGTTCCGCCAGGAGCTGGTGCCGCTCTCCGTGCCACTGACCCTGCTCAAGCACCACTTCCGCCACCACCCCAGCGACTACATGGCCGACCAGGTCTACCTGGACCCCTATCCCGCCGAGCTCATGCTCCGCTG
- a CDS encoding helix-turn-helix domain-containing protein, with protein sequence MSHDSPLPLRLRQARERKGLSQRRLGLNAGLDELSASPRINHYERGRHAPDYSTLSRLAWVLEVPVAFFYAGEDELADWLLLWQEVPQPVRQQTLAELRAHRDEE encoded by the coding sequence ATGTCCCATGACTCCCCGCTTCCGCTGCGGCTGAGGCAGGCCCGCGAGCGCAAGGGCCTCTCCCAGCGCCGCCTGGGGCTGAATGCCGGCCTGGACGAGCTCTCGGCCAGCCCGCGCATCAACCACTACGAGCGGGGTCGCCACGCCCCGGACTATTCGACGTTGAGCCGCCTGGCCTGGGTCCTGGAGGTCCCGGTCGCCTTCTTCTACGCCGGCGAGGACGAGCTGGCCGACTGGCTGCTGCTGTGGCAGGAAGTTCCGCAACCGGTGCGCCAGCAGACCCTGGCGGAGCTGCGAGCGCACCGCGACGAGGAGTAG
- a CDS encoding tetratricopeptide repeat protein, producing the protein MTAHRVIPVLLAFLLTLFPPAVLAQAGETASGSASGLDLDMDALGLEEERGPTRDELTQLEREKLIIRGEEGERISQVRLARYYETGERGFPRDIEAAYRWYRAAARNGDLESQAQVAAMYLTGTGVRRSPTHAFTWFKRAAERGHPDAAKALGEMYYQGVGTEQNFDAAYTWFRQSAEAGDPLAQLRVGRMHREGQGTRESDFQAYLWLNLAAMAEGELAETAATERDALEAEFSEAEKLGAKLVSREYIQLYADPALRRAHEEEKAREEQPGPPGVEMTSDPIDLPGPDVEPPGEGEGSGGDGGEDGEGAAGTGN; encoded by the coding sequence ATGACGGCACACCGTGTAATCCCGGTCCTCCTGGCGTTCCTCCTGACCCTGTTCCCGCCCGCCGTGCTTGCCCAGGCCGGCGAGACGGCCTCGGGCTCGGCGAGCGGTCTCGACCTCGACATGGATGCTCTGGGCCTGGAAGAAGAGCGGGGACCGACCCGGGACGAGCTGACCCAGCTCGAGCGCGAGAAGCTCATCATCCGTGGTGAGGAGGGGGAGCGGATCAGCCAGGTCCGTCTGGCGCGCTACTACGAGACCGGGGAGCGCGGTTTCCCCCGGGATATCGAGGCCGCCTACCGCTGGTACCGGGCGGCGGCCAGGAACGGGGACCTGGAGTCCCAGGCCCAGGTGGCGGCCATGTACCTCACCGGCACCGGGGTCCGCCGCTCGCCCACCCACGCCTTCACCTGGTTCAAGCGGGCCGCCGAGCGGGGCCATCCGGACGCGGCCAAGGCGCTGGGGGAGATGTACTACCAGGGGGTGGGGACGGAGCAGAACTTCGACGCCGCCTATACCTGGTTCCGCCAGTCGGCGGAGGCCGGCGATCCCCTGGCCCAGCTCCGGGTGGGTCGCATGCACCGCGAGGGTCAGGGCACTCGGGAGAGCGATTTCCAGGCCTACCTCTGGCTGAATCTGGCAGCCATGGCCGAGGGCGAGCTGGCGGAGACCGCCGCCACCGAGCGCGACGCCCTGGAGGCCGAATTCAGCGAGGCCGAGAAGCTGGGGGCGAAGCTGGTCAGCCGGGAATACATCCAGCTCTACGCCGACCCCGCCCTGCGCCGGGCGCACGAGGAGGAAAAGGCGCGCGAGGAGCAGCCGGGGCCGCCGGGGGTGGAGATGACCAGCGATCCCATCGACCTCCCCGGTCCGGATGTCGAGCCTCCGGGCGAGGGCGAAGGTAGTGGCGGTGATGGTGGCGAGGATGGCGAGGGAGCGGCCGGGACCGGGAATTAG
- a CDS encoding diguanylate cyclase produces MAEPSRTSPCHPTTTEAADPAALRLLLVEDNPADAELVAEYLDLAEALEVEIERAARLEAAIEATRHGLVDAVLLDLGLPDSTGLATVERFLAEVEEVPVIVLTGEEDVDTGVAAIQLGAQDYLLKNQLEPALLGRVVRYARERSRAQEEKRLLAAAFESAHAIIITDAEGLIQRVNPAFEAVTGYPAGEVIGCTPAVLQSGCHDTAFYAGMWSALHEQGWWSGEVWNRRRDGSLYPQWESITALHDRRGKVTHYVAVFHDISEQKRLEEALSEQATHDRLTGLFNRARLEELLEYEHERIRRSGGSCALVLLDIDHFKVVNDTHGHPAGDAVLRALAECLEQQLRRVDQAGRWGGEEFLLLLPDTDPAGAATLADRLRNAVRGLELPPVGQITISAGVAHLAPEESVAATLQRLDDALYAAKAAGRDRVSDTSPASEGSR; encoded by the coding sequence ATGGCCGAACCCTCCCGTACATCGCCGTGCCACCCTACCACCACCGAAGCGGCCGACCCGGCAGCGCTGCGCCTGCTCCTGGTGGAGGACAACCCCGCCGATGCCGAGCTGGTGGCGGAGTATCTCGACCTGGCCGAGGCACTGGAGGTGGAGATCGAACGCGCGGCGCGGCTGGAGGCGGCCATCGAGGCCACCCGCCACGGCCTCGTGGACGCCGTCCTCCTGGACCTCGGGCTCCCCGACAGCACCGGCCTGGCCACGGTGGAGCGCTTCCTGGCCGAGGTCGAGGAGGTCCCGGTCATCGTCCTCACCGGGGAGGAGGACGTCGACACGGGGGTGGCCGCCATCCAGCTCGGCGCCCAGGACTACCTGCTCAAGAACCAGCTGGAACCGGCGCTACTGGGCCGGGTGGTTCGCTACGCCCGGGAGCGCTCCCGCGCCCAGGAGGAGAAGCGCCTGCTGGCTGCCGCCTTCGAGTCCGCCCACGCCATCATCATCACCGACGCCGAGGGCCTCATCCAGCGGGTGAATCCGGCCTTCGAGGCCGTCACCGGCTATCCGGCCGGAGAGGTCATCGGTTGCACGCCGGCGGTGCTCCAGTCCGGCTGCCACGACACCGCCTTCTACGCCGGGATGTGGTCGGCCCTGCACGAGCAGGGCTGGTGGAGCGGCGAGGTCTGGAACCGGCGACGGGACGGGAGCCTCTACCCCCAGTGGGAGTCCATCACCGCCCTGCACGATCGCCGGGGAAAGGTCACCCACTACGTCGCCGTCTTCCACGACATCTCCGAGCAGAAACGGCTGGAAGAGGCGCTATCGGAGCAGGCGACCCACGACCGACTCACCGGCCTGTTCAATCGCGCCCGGCTGGAGGAGCTGCTGGAATACGAACACGAACGGATCCGGCGCTCCGGCGGGAGCTGCGCCCTGGTGCTGCTGGATATCGACCACTTCAAGGTCGTCAACGACACCCACGGCCATCCGGCCGGGGATGCGGTGCTGCGCGCTCTGGCCGAGTGCCTGGAGCAGCAGCTGCGCCGGGTGGACCAGGCCGGGCGCTGGGGTGGCGAGGAGTTCCTGCTGCTGCTGCCGGATACCGACCCGGCGGGTGCGGCGACCCTTGCCGATCGCCTCCGAAACGCGGTGCGCGGCCTGGAACTCCCGCCGGTGGGGCAGATCACCATCAGCGCTGGCGTTGCCCACCTCGCACCGGAGGAGTCGGTGGCGGCGACCCTGCAGCGGCTGGACGATGCCCTCTACGCGGCCAAGGCGGCGGGCCGCGACCGGGTCAGCGATACCTCCCCGGCGTCGGAAGGGAGCCGCTAA
- a CDS encoding LytR/AlgR family response regulator transcription factor produces the protein MSTDTAEPIRRPPSLGPLEEAPVLIAVLDEQDRLIHRNAALCRRPGSDSARYFTELFRPWARQRLTEEGLPSARQEGLWEGEVSLDGGAEAVPVHITLIAEGGNRESSQGIVALMIPRHGPVTMVADDEAPLERLAVPVYQETRFLDPAAIDYLAADGHYTRIHAGDQVVLASLPLGALQRQLPAAFLRVHRSYLVNAGRITALTPIEGGHAVRLGDDEGPLIPVSRRRMNAVREMFGTA, from the coding sequence ATGTCGACGGACACCGCCGAACCCATCCGCCGTCCCCCGAGCCTGGGCCCCCTGGAGGAGGCTCCGGTCCTCATCGCCGTCCTCGACGAGCAGGACCGCCTCATCCACCGGAACGCCGCCCTCTGTCGGCGGCCGGGTAGTGACTCGGCCCGGTACTTCACGGAGCTCTTCCGCCCCTGGGCGCGCCAGCGCCTTACCGAGGAGGGTCTGCCCAGTGCCCGGCAAGAGGGCCTGTGGGAGGGCGAGGTCAGCCTCGACGGCGGGGCCGAGGCGGTCCCGGTCCATATCACCCTCATCGCCGAGGGCGGCAACCGGGAGTCCTCCCAGGGGATCGTGGCCCTCATGATCCCCCGCCACGGGCCGGTGACCATGGTGGCGGACGACGAGGCCCCCCTGGAACGGCTGGCCGTGCCGGTCTACCAGGAGACCCGCTTCCTGGATCCGGCCGCCATCGACTACCTGGCCGCCGACGGCCACTACACCCGGATCCACGCCGGGGATCAGGTGGTGCTGGCCAGCCTGCCGCTGGGGGCGCTCCAGCGCCAGCTCCCGGCCGCCTTCCTGCGCGTCCACCGCAGCTACCTGGTCAATGCCGGCCGGATCACCGCCCTGACCCCCATCGAGGGGGGCCACGCCGTACGCCTCGGCGACGACGAGGGCCCCCTGATCCCGGTCAGCCGCCGGCGCATGAACGCCGTTCGCGAGATGTTCGGGACCGCCTGA
- a CDS encoding ABC transporter permease family protein encodes MELTPLDLSPLWDPMFRIPLVTGLVAAALLPLLGLWLRLREEWLAALGIGHVGAATVMAGGALGLGVLPAGLIGAGIAVALKAVLGRAGNSGWGVLILGGWAAGLLVGANTGLGEAASHALVEGQLYFAGPVHLLALAGIAAVAAVALPWLGPRLLRSRLFPEGDRANGRPAWQWHRGFDALVAAGLTLAATSLGLMAAFALAFLPAWVAFRRAPSWRWALILGPAVGVAVYLLAFVAAVALDQPFAPVLVVALLLATATGLRRGIPAD; translated from the coding sequence ATGGAGCTGACCCCCCTGGACCTGAGCCCCCTCTGGGACCCGATGTTCCGCATCCCGCTTGTCACCGGCCTGGTGGCGGCGGCCCTGCTGCCGCTGCTGGGCCTGTGGCTGCGGCTGCGGGAGGAGTGGCTGGCGGCCCTGGGTATCGGCCACGTGGGGGCCGCCACGGTGATGGCGGGCGGCGCCCTGGGATTGGGGGTCCTGCCCGCCGGCCTCATCGGGGCGGGGATCGCCGTCGCCCTGAAGGCCGTGCTGGGGCGGGCCGGCAACAGCGGCTGGGGGGTGCTCATCCTCGGCGGCTGGGCCGCGGGCCTGCTGGTGGGCGCCAATACCGGCCTGGGCGAGGCGGCCAGCCACGCCCTGGTGGAGGGCCAGCTCTACTTCGCCGGCCCCGTCCACCTCCTGGCGCTCGCCGGGATCGCGGCCGTCGCCGCGGTGGCGCTACCGTGGCTGGGGCCGCGACTGCTGCGCTCCCGCCTCTTCCCGGAGGGGGATCGCGCCAACGGCCGGCCGGCGTGGCAGTGGCACCGGGGGTTCGACGCCCTGGTGGCGGCGGGTCTGACCCTGGCCGCCACCAGCCTGGGGCTCATGGCCGCCTTCGCCCTGGCCTTCCTCCCGGCCTGGGTCGCCTTCCGCCGGGCCCCCTCCTGGCGGTGGGCGCTGATCCTGGGCCCGGCGGTGGGCGTGGCGGTCTATCTGCTGGCCTTCGTCGCCGCCGTGGCGCTGGACCAGCCCTTTGCCCCGGTCCTGGTGGTTGCCCTGCTGCTGGCTACCGCCACCGGTCTGCGCCGCGGGATCCCCGCCGACTGA
- a CDS encoding ABC transporter ATP-binding protein, whose amino-acid sequence MAALLEATGLVAGYARPVAGPLDLALEPGEVVGLAGPNGAGKSTLLRSLAGEPLVHGGSIRRAGGELALLPQKPPRPAEVPLTAREYLGLTGASPLASMATWLDRRVDALSGGQFQLLAAQARLGAGAAVVLLDEPTNNLDPAAAEGVAEAIDLAAAAGRGVVVVSHEAAFLARTCHRTREVAPWS is encoded by the coding sequence GTGGCGGCCCTGCTGGAGGCCACCGGCCTGGTGGCCGGCTACGCCCGACCGGTAGCCGGCCCCCTGGACCTGGCCCTGGAGCCCGGCGAGGTGGTGGGGCTGGCCGGCCCCAACGGCGCCGGCAAGTCCACCCTGCTCCGGTCCCTGGCCGGGGAACCGCTGGTCCACGGCGGGAGCATCCGGCGGGCCGGCGGCGAGCTGGCGCTCCTGCCCCAGAAGCCGCCCCGGCCGGCGGAGGTTCCCCTCACGGCCCGGGAATATCTCGGCCTCACCGGGGCCAGCCCCCTGGCGAGCATGGCGACGTGGCTGGACCGCCGGGTGGATGCCCTCTCCGGCGGCCAGTTCCAGCTCCTGGCCGCCCAGGCGCGGCTGGGGGCGGGGGCGGCCGTGGTGCTGCTGGACGAGCCCACCAACAACCTCGACCCCGCGGCGGCGGAGGGGGTGGCCGAGGCCATCGACCTCGCCGCCGCCGCCGGCCGGGGCGTGGTGGTGGTCAGCCACGAGGCCGCCTTCCTGGCGCGGACCTGCCACCGGACCCGGGAGGTGGCGCCATGGAGCTGA
- a CDS encoding metal ABC transporter substrate-binding protein → MMRILLTLILLLASSGAAALEVVATTASMGAVTRAVGGETVNVDVLTPPDRDAHALEARPTMVRALRDAHLLVAEGADLEVGWLPAALRRAGNPDIQVGATGYFEAAAQVELIGQEAADRSQGHVHPAGNPHVHMDPVRMQRVAGALADRLARLDPANADGYWKAASDFRDAVEERLPDWRRRLADHPGAILYHKDGNYLLERFEVPVLGYAEPKPGIPPTARHIRDLVRQLEGGDGVVIHTNFQDGAAPGRLADHLGWPVVEVPLEPAIDAGTREYLDLIEDWVAALEQAR, encoded by the coding sequence ATGATGCGCATACTACTGACCCTGATCCTCCTCCTCGCCTCCAGCGGCGCCGCCGCCCTGGAGGTCGTGGCCACCACCGCCAGCATGGGGGCCGTCACCCGCGCCGTGGGGGGCGAGACGGTGAACGTCGACGTCCTCACCCCGCCGGACCGGGACGCCCACGCCCTGGAGGCGCGGCCCACCATGGTCCGCGCCCTGCGCGACGCCCACCTCCTGGTGGCCGAGGGCGCCGACCTGGAGGTGGGCTGGCTCCCCGCCGCCCTCCGACGGGCCGGCAACCCCGATATCCAGGTGGGTGCCACCGGCTACTTCGAGGCCGCCGCCCAGGTGGAACTCATCGGCCAGGAGGCGGCCGACCGCAGCCAGGGCCACGTCCACCCCGCCGGGAATCCCCACGTCCACATGGACCCGGTACGCATGCAGCGGGTGGCCGGGGCGCTGGCCGACCGCCTGGCCCGCCTGGATCCGGCCAACGCCGATGGCTACTGGAAGGCGGCCAGCGACTTCCGCGACGCCGTGGAGGAGCGCCTGCCCGACTGGCGCCGGCGCCTGGCCGACCACCCGGGGGCCATCCTCTACCACAAGGACGGCAACTACCTCCTGGAGCGGTTCGAGGTTCCGGTCCTCGGCTACGCCGAACCCAAGCCGGGGATCCCGCCCACGGCCCGCCACATCCGCGACCTGGTCCGCCAGCTCGAAGGCGGTGACGGCGTGGTGATCCACACGAACTTCCAGGACGGTGCGGCCCCCGGCCGGCTGGCCGACCATCTCGGCTGGCCGGTGGTGGAGGTCCCCCTGGAGCCCGCCATCGACGCCGGCACCCGGGAATACCTCGATCTCATCGAGGACTGGGTGGCGGCCCTGGAACAGGCCCGGTAG
- a CDS encoding TonB-dependent receptor encodes MRRTLIAAAAALIASPVQAGETVTAGTAFNPEISVIFDGVYYRDSADGNGAERAGQVDGIHAAHGHDHAHEGHDHGGPPQGFSLRETEIALSGSIGPYFDGFTYLTVSEGGGVELEEAYLSTRRLPAGLTVKAGRFLSDFGYHNVKHPHQWDFVDQNLAYGNLLGGHGIMDTGVQLAWLTPLPTYLRVGVEALQAENAGKIGQTVEEETVHETADNTKLTDGEALEGAWKETFGPRLYTAFAEWSPDLGFDHALQLGTSLAYAPDHQELHGDPDFQSSGEPPVHLLDGDAWTAGLEAVYKYDHPADYGAGDLTLQAEYLYQVKDLDIAYHQADSALVGDKREFTQDGAYLQGVYGLAPRWEAGLRYDVTGLTNEKAVPGSTSEWDASDRMTAAVTFRPSEFSQLRLQAARADLAYGGENQSFNQLYLQYEASLGSHGAHSF; translated from the coding sequence ATGCGACGCACGCTCATCGCGGCCGCCGCCGCGCTCATCGCCTCGCCGGTCCAGGCCGGGGAGACGGTGACCGCCGGCACGGCCTTCAACCCCGAGATCTCGGTGATCTTCGACGGGGTCTACTATCGCGACTCCGCCGACGGCAACGGCGCCGAACGGGCCGGCCAGGTGGACGGCATCCACGCCGCCCACGGCCACGACCATGCCCACGAGGGCCACGACCACGGCGGTCCGCCCCAGGGCTTCAGCCTGCGGGAGACCGAGATCGCCCTCTCCGGCAGCATCGGCCCCTACTTCGACGGCTTCACCTACCTCACCGTCTCCGAGGGCGGCGGCGTTGAGCTGGAGGAGGCCTACCTCTCCACCCGCCGCCTGCCGGCGGGGCTGACGGTAAAGGCCGGCCGCTTCCTCTCCGACTTCGGCTATCACAACGTCAAGCACCCCCACCAGTGGGACTTCGTGGACCAGAACCTGGCCTACGGCAACCTCCTGGGCGGCCACGGGATCATGGATACCGGCGTCCAGCTCGCCTGGCTCACCCCGCTGCCCACCTACCTGCGGGTGGGCGTGGAGGCCCTGCAGGCGGAGAACGCCGGCAAGATCGGCCAGACCGTGGAGGAGGAGACCGTCCACGAAACGGCGGACAACACCAAACTCACCGATGGCGAGGCCCTGGAAGGCGCCTGGAAGGAGACCTTCGGCCCCCGGCTCTACACCGCCTTCGCCGAGTGGAGCCCGGATCTCGGCTTCGACCACGCCCTGCAGCTGGGCACCTCCCTGGCGTACGCCCCGGACCACCAGGAGCTCCACGGCGATCCGGACTTCCAGAGCTCCGGCGAACCGCCGGTCCACCTCCTGGACGGGGATGCCTGGACCGCCGGCCTGGAGGCCGTCTACAAGTACGACCACCCCGCCGACTACGGCGCCGGGGACCTCACCCTCCAGGCGGAGTACCTCTACCAGGTGAAGGACCTGGACATCGCCTACCACCAGGCCGACAGCGCCCTGGTGGGTGACAAGCGGGAGTTCACCCAGGACGGCGCCTACCTCCAGGGGGTCTACGGCCTCGCCCCGCGCTGGGAGGCCGGACTCCGGTATGACGTCACTGGCCTCACCAACGAGAAGGCCGTCCCCGGCAGCACCTCGGAGTGGGATGCCTCCGACCGGATGACGGCGGCGGTGACCTTCCGCCCCTCGGAGTTCTCGCAGCTCCGCCTGCAGGCGGCGCGCGCCGACCTCGCCTACGGCGGCGAGAACCAGTCCTTCAACCAGCTCTACCTCCAGTACGAGGCGAGCCTGGGCAGCCACGGCGCCCACAGCTTCTAG
- a CDS encoding DUF2946 family protein encodes MTAWRHRLHRLPTSLGLALALALLVGQTALALHHAGHAHDDGAHDGGVCELCLHAQHQPAPTGTPVALPTTTATVEAPAVAAVTTPAAPAPRYAHPPRAPPRA; translated from the coding sequence TTGACCGCCTGGCGCCACCGCCTTCACCGACTGCCGACCTCGCTGGGCCTCGCCCTGGCGCTGGCGCTGCTCGTCGGCCAGACGGCGCTGGCCCTGCACCACGCCGGCCACGCCCACGACGATGGTGCCCACGACGGCGGGGTCTGCGAACTCTGCCTCCACGCCCAGCATCAACCGGCGCCCACCGGCACCCCGGTGGCGCTGCCGACCACCACGGCCACGGTCGAGGCACCGGCCGTCGCGGCCGTAACCACCCCGGCGGCTCCGGCCCCGCGTTACGCCCACCCCCCGCGGGCTCCCCCGCGCGCCTGA
- a CDS encoding DUF6763 family protein has translation MADNPLPDVGEWYITEEGDRFEIVAVDGDEQTIEIQYFGGEVEEVDFETWDEMGMEQIAAPEDWSGPFDDLEADDMGDTEEPPHSADHNDPLDQVE, from the coding sequence ATGGCCGACAACCCCCTGCCCGATGTGGGCGAGTGGTACATCACCGAAGAGGGCGACCGCTTCGAGATCGTCGCCGTGGACGGGGATGAACAGACCATCGAGATCCAGTACTTCGGCGGCGAGGTCGAGGAGGTGGACTTCGAGACCTGGGATGAGATGGGCATGGAGCAGATCGCCGCGCCCGAGGACTGGTCCGGCCCCTTCGACGATCTGGAGGCCGACGACATGGGCGACACCGAGGAGCCACCCCACTCCGCGGACCACAACGACCCCCTGGACCAGGTGGAATAG